From one Rhopalosiphum padi isolate XX-2018 chromosome 2, ASM2088224v1, whole genome shotgun sequence genomic stretch:
- the LOC132921384 gene encoding mucin-2-like → MIAKMRCLFVVNVLVLKIVVGAAEIPDGQAPWTHKDTGATSAGTTMTDGRNVISPRMDFEEWTPLGRGDPLKNDPTFDYLPPVLDRVHYWKPPPPATNRAHYYSSASTATPTTPPSQAVHGGYNRRFFLTDFSKREPVVAAYAAIKRPPPNNSLLQPHHHHQHNHHHPQQQQQQQQQIQHHLQTLQSAPAAGYHYSMHPAAPVPRTPLPMLTPPPYQQWPSTVSDVQRQSPMSSSSSSSSPDVPGNAAAESKQPPPTMVRAPTRPASPSSNHLSVVKALLDDEVDRTTVTTTGAAITSAVWMTTTMPPPPPPPVTMTPPPPSQTATSMTAAARTTPSVVSSDPLFSHYRQSPITGRPMYLIIQGHSKVKTYGPASKVDDLNAAPAIQDHNHIGSQPPDEPSRRKRDHYYGSRR, encoded by the exons ATGATCGCCAAGATGCGGTGCTTGTTTGTAGTTAACGTGCTGGTGTTGAAGATCGTGGTCGGTGCTGCCGAAATACCCGACGGTCAAGCACCGTGGACTCACAAAGACACTG GTGCAACGTCCGCCGGCACGACGATGACGGACGGCCGAAACGTGATATCGCCGCGGATGGACTTCGAAGAGTGGACGCCGTTGGGCCGCGGCGACCCGCTTAAAAACGACCCGACGTTCGACTACCTGCCGCCCGTGCTGGACCGGGTGCACTATTGGAAACCGCCGCCGCCGGCCACCAACCGCGCGCACTACTACTCGTCCGCGTCCACCGCGACGCCGACCACACCGCCGTCGCAGGCCGTTCACGGCGGTTACAACCGACGGTTTTTCCTGACGGACTTCTCGAAGAGGGAACCGGTGGTCGCGGCTTACGCGGCCATTAAGCGGCCCCCGCCCAACAACAGTCTGCTGCAGCCTCACCACCATCACCAGCACAATCATCATCAcccgcagcagcagcagcagcaacaacaacagatCCAACACCACTTGCAAACGCTACAGTCGGCGCCCGCGGCCGGTTACCACTACTCGATGCACCCGGCCGCGCCCGTGCCCAGGACTCCGCTGCCGATGCTCACTCCGCCGCCGTACCAACAGTGGCCGTCCACCGTGAGCGACGTTCAGCGACAGTCGCcgatgtcgtcgtcgtcgtcgtcgtcgtcaccggACGTGCCGGGAAACGCGGCGGCCGAGAGCAAACAACCGCCGCCGACCATGGTCCGGGCGCCGACGCGACCCGCCTCCCCGTCGTCCAATCATTTATCTGTCGTCAAGGCGCTGTTGGACGACGAAGTGGACCGGACCACTGTCACGACGACCGGTGCCGCGATCACGTCGGCCGTCTGGATGACGACGACgatgccgccaccgccgccgccacccgtCACTATGaccccgccgccgccgtcgcaaACGGCCACTTCGATGACCGCGGCCGCTCGGACCACTCCGTCCGTGGTCTCTTCGGACCCGCTGTTCTCACATTACAGACAGTCGCCGATCACCGGCCGGCCCATGTACCTCATCATACAGGGCCACTCGAAGGTCAAGACTTACGGACCGGCCAGCAAGGTGGACGATCTGAACGCTGCCCCGGCGATACAGGACCACAACCACATCGGCAGCCAACCGCCCGACGAACCGAGCCGGAGAAAACGCGACCACTACTACGGTTCACGTCGATGA